In one window of Janthinobacterium sp. 1_2014MBL_MicDiv DNA:
- the serB gene encoding phosphoserine phosphatase SerB, with the protein MNLILQGLDGDSARLERIAALAAPTSITRLGPNAVRCEKIAYSPALRPTIEVAAQAAQLDATYMMGQRELAEFKLVAMDMDSTLITIECIDEIADMQGLKPQVAAITEAAMRGELDFAASLTQRVALLEGLDASALQRVYDERLKLSPGAETMLAAVQKAGLKTLLVSGGFTFFTERLKERLGLDYTHANELEIVDGKLTGKVLGGIVDAGEKQRTVERVCKEMGISPSEAIVMGDGANDLKMMGIAGLSVAFRAKPVVRSQADVALNFVGLDGLLNVLS; encoded by the coding sequence ATGAATCTGATCCTGCAGGGCCTGGACGGCGACAGCGCCCGCCTCGAGCGCATCGCCGCGCTGGCCGCGCCGACGTCCATCACGCGCCTGGGGCCGAACGCCGTGCGCTGCGAAAAGATCGCCTATTCGCCCGCGCTGCGCCCCACCATCGAAGTGGCGGCGCAGGCGGCGCAGCTGGACGCCACCTACATGATGGGTCAGCGTGAACTCGCCGAGTTCAAGCTGGTGGCGATGGACATGGATTCGACCCTGATCACCATCGAATGCATCGATGAAATCGCCGACATGCAAGGCTTGAAGCCGCAAGTGGCGGCCATCACGGAAGCGGCCATGCGCGGCGAGCTCGATTTTGCCGCCAGCCTGACGCAGCGCGTGGCCCTGCTCGAAGGCCTCGATGCGTCCGCCCTGCAGCGCGTCTACGACGAGCGCCTGAAACTGTCGCCCGGCGCGGAAACCATGCTGGCGGCCGTGCAGAAGGCGGGCCTGAAAACCCTGCTGGTGTCGGGCGGCTTCACCTTCTTCACGGAACGCCTGAAGGAACGCCTGGGCCTCGACTACACGCACGCGAACGAACTGGAAATCGTCGACGGCAAGCTGACGGGCAAGGTATTGGGCGGCATCGTCGACGCCGGGGAAAAACAGCGCACGGTGGAACGCGTGTGCAAGGAGATGGGCATTTCCCCGTCCGAGGCCATCGTCATGGGCGACGGCGCCAACGATTTGAAGATGATGGGCATCGCCGGCCTGTCCGTGGCCTTCCGCGCCAAGCCCGTCGTGCGCTCGCAGGCCGACGTGGCGCTGAACTTTGTCGGCCTCGATGGCTTGCTCAATGTATTGAGCTGA